In Lycium barbarum isolate Lr01 chromosome 9, ASM1917538v2, whole genome shotgun sequence, the DNA window CCAGTCAACCATACACCattaatattttttctttttaattctcaaCCGTTGTTTGATATTTACTTTGATTAGAAAGAAATTATGTTTCGATTAATTTGAATTTATGCCGCATAACCATTAACTGAGAATGTTGTTTTACCATAATTTTTTTATTACTCGCCTTCGAACCCAAGATTACCAAAGACAGAACTAGAATTCGAATTTTATGGTTTCTGAAACCTACAGCGACTTCAAGTGTTAATAACTGGATTTTAGATTTAAACTTTGTACATATTTACTGAATTCAAAGCACAAATACAGAATTTAGGACAAACCTACTTAGAGGCGGATGCAGAGTGTGGGTACCGGGTACATCTAAACCTTGTACATTCGATACAAATtaagcataaatttatgtgtaaaaattcatGAAAATTGTAGAAAAAagaaatagtagatatgaacttataacttTAAAAATTCAACGGTTTGACGCTAAGAACCTTAAAATTGAGCCAATAAAAATGAAATTCTTGATCCGCCTCTTTCCCTAACTTGGTTTCTAGCTCCGCCTTGGAGACAACTGATTAAAGATGAAGGGGTCTATGTAACAAACCAAAAAACAAAGATCACTATAtgacaaataaaaagaaaagaaaaaaacaaagaagaCCTATATAACAAACCAAAAAACAATAACTCTTGCTGGTCACTGTTAATATTTATTATCAAAGAAGACCTATATAacaaaccaaaaagaaaaaaaaatcactagatgacaaataaaaagaaaagaaaaaaacaaagaagaCCTATATAACAAACCGAAAAACAATAACTCTTGGTGGTCACTGTTAATATTTATTATCAAAGAAGACCTATTTAACAAACCAAAAAAATCACTATAtgacaaataaaaagaaaagtaaaaaaacaAAATTCACCAAATTTTTCAACGTTCCCCGCTCTTATAAAACCCAAACCAAAAACGGTTACTGCTAAAACCCTCTCTCCTTCTCTTGCCCACAACTTTCTGTTACAACATTCTTATTTTCTTCAAACATTCATGACATACTAAAACACACAAAATTTCCTTAACCAAAATTCAAATACaacaaacaaaaatcaaatatGTTGACTCCATTAGTATCTGAAATTCCAATATTAGAAACTCAAAATGAACAGAGCAAAACAGAGCAAAATCCCCTGTTTTTAGCCATTCAAGAAGCAAAATCTATAGCAAACATAGCATTTCCAATGATTTTTACTGGTCTACTTCTATACTCTCGATCGATGGTATCGATGTTATTTCTTGGTCGTCTTGGTGAACTTTCTTTAGCTGGTGGCTCTTTGGCTATTGGTTTTGCAAATATAACCGGTTATTCGATTCTTTCTGGTTTATCTATGGGAATGGAACCAATTTGTGGACAAGCATTTGGTGCTAAAAGATTCAAGATTCTTGGACTTAGTTTACAAAGaacaattcttcttcttcttatggtATCGATTCCAATTTCATTTTTATGGTTAAATAtgcaaaaaatcatgattttttgcGGACAAGATCATGATATAGCCAATGAGGCACAACGTTACATACTTTTTTCATTGCCTGACCTTTTCGCCCTCGCGTTTCTTCATCCGTTGAGGATTTATCTTCGTTCTCAATCGATAATTATGCCATTAACTTATTGTGCTGCCCTTGCTAGTCTTGTTCATATTCCtattaattattttcttgttatagTCCTTAATCTTGGGATTAAAGGTGTTGCTTTAAGTGGGGTTTGGACAAATTTTAATCTTGTAGGGTCTTTAATTGCTTACATTATAGTCTCTAAGGTATACAAGAAAACTTGGAATCCAATTTCTTTAGATTGTTTCAAAGGTTGGAAATCACTATTGGATTTGGCAATTCCAAGTTGTGTTAGTGTTTGTTTGGAATGGTGGTGGTATGAGATCATGATTTTGTTATGTGGATTGTTGTTAAATCCTAGAGCAACCGTTGCATCGATGGGGATTTTGATCCAAACAACGTCGTTGATCTACATTTTCCCATCTTCATTCAGCTTTGGCGTGTCAACACGAGTTGGAAATGAACTAGGTGCCAATAGGCCAAAAGTAGCAAGACTAGCAGCAATCGTCGGGCTATCATCTAGCTTCATGCTAGGGTTATGTGCACTAACATTTGCGACATTGGTAAGGAAGGTTTGGGCCAGTATGTTCACTCAGGATGAAGAAATCATCGCGCTAACGTCCATTATTTTGCCCATAATCGGTCTCTGTGAGCTTGGGAATTGCCCACAGACGACCGGTTGTGGGGTACTAAGAGGAACAGCTAGGCCAAAATTGGGTGCCAACATCAACTTAGGATGTTTTTATCTTGTTGGAATGCCAGTGGCTGTATATTTAGGGTTTTTTCGGGGCTATGATTTTGTGGGACTATGGATTGGATTGTTAGCTGCACAAGCATCATGTGCAGTAACAATGTTGTTGGTGATTTTATCAAGAACAAATTGGGAAGATCAAGCTAAAAGAGCAAAAGAACTTACCGCAGCTGTTGAAAATGAAGATGAAGAGAAGTATATAATTATTGATGAAGAAATTCCTCAAAGTTCTTTTGATTATTCATCAGATTATTATTATCAAAAGATTGATGGAAGTTCAAATGTTTGATTTTGTATAATTTGATGATCAATTCTTGGGtgattctttcttcttcttcttcttcttcttctttttaaaaaaaaaaaaaaaattggttattGTTCTTGAAACAGGCACACACACAGACAGTGAGAGCTAGTagcatttttttcctttttttttttttctttcatcatGTAATTACACTCTTTTTTTTAATGTAAATCAAGATTTGTATTGATTCTGTTGTATTTTTGTGATATAAATGGAGGCAGGCATGTTTTATGCAAAAATCTAGATGTTTATGTTTTTAATGACTTGATTAGCATGCTTACTAATATAATGTTCCCTCCCTCTCAAACAGAAATGAACTGTTTGACTTCTGAAGTCAAACCTTTTTGATCTTTCAATTTATGGTCCCTTGACTTGTAGTCCATATCCTAATTTTTAAAGTATAATACTAAATATTTAGAATCTTTTTTTTCTTGTTGGGGTAATGTTGGCTACTTGTTTGTGTTGTCTTTTTCACTAAATGAGCTTAATTTTTcagtttatatatttttttggttTAACTAGCGGGATGCCAAGCCGGGACGGGTAAAGCGCTCTCTACATAAATGTTCTTCATTTCTAGTATCCAAACTCAAGATCTCTAATTAAAAATGAAGTAACCACAACCATATATAGAGGGAGGCATATAGAAAGGTTCCATCTCATACAATCATACTCAAACTCGAGAACTTTAATTAAGAATGAAGTGATCACAGCCATATCACTGCACCCTTTAGTGTTAGATCTATTCATTACTAACATAGTTTGTGAGCAATTTAGAGTACAACCTACAGGTTCATGAAACCTAGTAACATCTACGAATACCTTATAATAAAATTcactaaatatgtataaatatttgattgtgaatacaattattattttatattaaatCAAGTTCGTTATaaaaattcataaattttaaattctaGATCCGCCTCTAATCATAAGAGTTTAGCTTTTTCATAAAATTTGTTTGACTTTAGAAAAGTCAATTGTCTAGTTTATGACTATACTAAAACAAAGGCGGAAACCACTTAATCACATTAGATTTAGTCATTACAATGACTTACTAAGCTGATGGTTTTTGAAGTTTattttatatgtgtatatatattataaaatTTATTAACCAATTAAGATCATCtttcttttagaaaaaaaaaatgagacgtATGAGAATTGGAATTTAGGAAAAAGATTATTCAACCTTTGCAACTGCCGGCTACGTAACCAAGTAAACGACCATGTTGTTCTGTTCTTTTTAAATTGTCTATATTAAAAGTATTTAAAGTATTTCTTCTTTTTGAATAGTCTAAGTTATGGCCCCTTGCTCTAAGCTTATTTGGATTTTTTGGCATCTTTATTTTACCTGAATTTGTCATTTTATACAACTCCCACAAATGGTCCCTCATCAAACCAACACCACCATATATATGAATTAATAagtaaaaataaacaaaaaagagagATAAAACAAGTGCTTATAGAGGCGGATGTAACATGTTTGCTATAGGTTCAATATCGAACGTAACTCGGCATTCTCGACGATAcggagtgtgtatatatatatatatatatatatatatatatatatatatatatatatatatatatatatatagtcagacctctctataaaagcactcgcatataacaacacctctctataacagtcaagTTTTTTCgaaaccgattttttatgttatattttacttctctataacaacatttcacctatAACTGTAACAACCAATTTTATAATTGTACGCttgctctttgtaaaattaccccacatataacaactatcttctttttttggtaatataataattaaccatctttataaaaatagaatatctatgattatcaataataagtgtagagattttgaccaaatatttgatcatttaatacactatttatgacaaaaaatatcatatgaatatgtatattttcatcattaaacgaTTTGCCTTTGTTATACAAAGtatgattaagcttagaatttgacaattaaaaatgaaaattagattttatgcatatTTCTTTTGCCTATAAcaagtattatttaaatgtcaatgttattataggtgtataacaaccaTTCTCTATAATAGTTGAAAAATTTCGGACTcaacgatgctgttatagagaggtttgattttgtgtgtgtgtatatatgtatgtatgtgtgtatgtatatatatatatatacacaaaaactTGGGACTAAATCGACCAAAATTAAGCGAAAACAACGGTAGAAGAAAACTTAATTAAAAATAAGATTAGTGGAGCAATTGGGGGCACGAGAGCCGACAAATTTGTGCCCTTTTCGCAGAAAAAACTAAAAAGTGAAGCCCTAATTTTGAAGAAAATCAAATGAAAACGTAGTTGTTGTTGAGGAATTCttctaatttaatatcatttagcATAATTTCTTTCTAATACTTCTTTGGGTTAAGTTCTGTATGATAATGCGTTTTGAGTTTTCCATTGGAATTCAGTGCCTCGTGAATGTATGTGAATTTTTTTTGTTCAGGGTGCTATAGGTTTGAAACTCCTGTTTTTCCATTTCATTTTTGTTGGATAAAGTTAGACGAGGAGGTGTAAAATTTCACCATACTCACCATCCTCATCACTCTCACAAAAAAGCTCCGGCTTCAAGCCAGGGGCGGATCCACACCATTGTGTGTGGGTTCGCAGGAATCCACAATTTTTATTCGAATCTAGTATTTATAATGTGAAACCCTtcaaatatataagaaatttTAGCTGAGAACCCAGTAACAACACACACTGCTAGCTGGACACCTATAAGCttcaaattctggatccgcctctgcttgAAGCATCCATGGATGCCAAGAGAATTACAAAGGATATTCAAAGGTGTTGACAATTATCTAAATGAAACATCTCCTTGACATTGCAAGGAAAAATTATTGGTTACTAGCCAGGTCAAATGAAAATATGGGTATGACTTTGAGCTTTGCTAATCAATcggagaaagaagaaaaacaaaaaagcCAACGATGGCTAAGGTAACATCACACATGGCGGATGAAAAGTaagaaagatagaaaagaaaaaactATTAATGAGTTCTCATTTTGTTATACATGCCACGTTACCTCTAAGGATGGCAATAATTTCACTTTAAAAAAACTTAAGGGGTAATAGGACCGTCGTAAAGTATGAGTATGTTACTGCTAATTCGATCATAGTTTAGGTGTCATTTTAGCTATTTTCCCTAGATATTATTGGGTTCATTGCACTTTTGATTCCTCGGTTAttgataaattttaattttggttCTTGTAATATCTGACTTATAAGCACATTTAATCTTAAATTAATTGAAATGTGCACTTTTGATCCCGTTGCTTATGAATGTTTACAACTTTTCAGAAACATTAACCATTCCGCCATTTAATTTTTCATGTTTTATGATAAACTCATACTACTACTCTATATTTGAGGATAATTACTTCCAAAGATAGTTCAAATTACAACGTGCCTACATAAAGGATATAAAAGCACATAATCTAATTACTCGAAGGTTAAATGTGTTGACTCATATATCACAATGATCAAAATCAGAATTTATCAATAACTGAAGAACTAAAAGTGTTATTCTCCCAATAATATattagaattattaaaattttaaaaatattttaaactcttaattttaaaaatacaatAAATTTAACGATAAAAATTTAAAGATCAATTCATTGAACTTAAATTCTGAATATGCTTCGTATTTCTTCTGCAATGTGCTTTAGTCATCCAATCTTGAAATTGGTCACACACCACATGTGAATTTTTGTCCATTTGTCCTAGCAAATATTCCACACTTGTGTAGAGATTGTGAAAGCTTTTTGGACATCTAGAATTTTAAGTTAGTAGATTAGAGTATGACTTTATTATATGCTTTTTTGTAACTGTGGATCTTTAGTAAGTTAtataattaattatatttctATATTTGGCTTTATTACAATAAAAGTCGTAGATATAGTGCCTTAAATATGGAAATAGATTACTAGACATGGAATTGGAATATTTGGtaaaattaattacaattagtacTGTATCATTATAGTGAAAGACAAAATCAATCAATATTTGAGTACGATAGTTATAAAGATGTGACTTACGTAGAATGCACTAGTATAATGATGGTCGTTACTTTTATAGAgaggtaaaatataacatgaaaatcgATCTCAAAGAAAACTTGACTATTATAGTGAAATAATGTTATAAATATAATTGTTATAGAAAGATCTGACTTTCGTATGGTTTGTTACCTTTCGTATCAGTAGCAATCTACATTCTGACTTCTTTATAGCAGTCATCCTCTAATTGtaataacatttcactataacggtcAAGTTTCTATACTTTAGTATGGTTTGTTCCCTTTCATATCAGTAGTAATCTACATTCCGACTTCTTTATAGCAGTCATCCTCTAGTTGTAACAAACGTCCAAGTTTTTTTTAGAACCaatttttcatgttatgttatatgtTCTTGATATCAACATTTAGTTATAGCAACCAACAAATACTGAATAAATAATACAATTATAAATAGGTTTCACCGTATAATATTATCCTTCACAGCAAAaacaaaaagccaaaaaaaaaaaaaaaaacttttagtgAAAACTTGGGTTGGTGTTTGTTCTCTTGAAGTAGCACATAAAAATTATACTTGGTATTTTTTCTTctaagaacaaaaaataaaatataatcgAATGACTAATGCTAACGAATCATAGCTAGCGTCAGTATCAAAATCGAATGAAATCTATTTAATTTTTtctcaaaataaaagaaatggtAAAAAGGAAAGACATGGACATGTTCATAAGTTCAACCAGAAATTAAGTGATATGCACATCGTTTAGAATTGGTAAACACAAATTATTTGAAATTGGTTTTGAGAAAGCACATAAACATACAGTATGAGAATTAGTAAAAGTAAAAATGTATAACAAGGATAGCCAACTAATCAAGTTGTTTTAGTCAGCAATAATTTACCTGTAACTTTTATAACTATTTTATAAATGATttgattgtgtaaatatttttttcATACCTTCACTTCATAGCATTTAAACTCTTCTCTACAAAGTTAAACATGTTCTTCATGTATATAAAATGATATATACACTTGGACAATATAAAGATTTTTTTATGCTATTTATATAGATTAACTTATAATAACATGTTAGTTATCTTTTTTATTAAGTTATCAATTGACTCTTATCATAAAATTTTGCTTGAAGTTACCTTATACGTGACctaattttatttatattttttacgcAATCAACTTAAAATTTCTAGAAGAAAAAATAAAGCTTCATGTATAATTAAAACAAAGTCGATCATCGGATAATTAACACAATATACATGTTGTGCAATATGTAAAATTATGGCAGCCATGTTGCACGTTGTTCTTTTATTATATATTGTTTGCATGAAAAATTATCTAATTAATTAGTGAATGTGGATACCTTAATACGTCTGGAAGGCGTGGAAAAGGACAACACTTATTAGAATCTATGTCATAGACACATAGGTGCATATGTATAAATTTCCTAATTATAATGGTGCGCATTATTGTTAATGACTTGTAATCTTGATCTAATAAGGGATTAATAATAATTAACTGAGTTGACAAGAAGAATATATACTTAATTGTCAAATGTCGAAAGTCTTAACTTTGTGCTTCAACATATATCTTTGATGTCTTGGTATTTGACAACTTCAGAATAACTTTTTAAAATGTGGATATATAGTACTTACTTCTTTTAGACTAAAACTAAAGATGGCTTATGAGGAAATTCGAATGATGGAACATTGACCAAGTGATTGAATTCAATATTGTTTAATAAGAATTTAGATCTATACACTGAATTGAACGTGTATACAATATTTATATAATTAAGTTActtattaaataattgtatataAATCTTTCGATATGCATTACTTTCGTAATTTTGTAAGAATAGATAAGTAACCTGCTATTACATATATCACTACTAAAAATCAGTCTCCGTCCGAAATCTTGACCGATGGAAAGTTTGTCAGAATTTGTCGCGGTGAGTAAATTTCCGACTAATTTCTGACTAAAAATCCATCAAAAATCTTGTTTTTTTTCTCAAAGCAGTGAATAAAAATTCGatgatattgttttttttttttttttacattgtccGTATATATGTAAAAATCAGAAAATGGTGAGGACTAGGGGAAAAAAGCGTGTTGCATGCAGCCCTTCTGTTTGGTCAAATAAGATAAGCCTCCCTTAGTCAAGTAAAGTTCACTTACCTAAAACctaaagaaaacaaaaattaatTAACCTTAGCAATTAGCATCATGAACTCTAGTGTACTGTTTAGTTATATATAATAAAATCTCCCCttcaataaaaaaaagaaaagaaaaagaaattgataGATTTAACAAAACCACAATAGTTTACTAGGAATAAGTGATACTATGAGAGATTGAAGCGAGATCACTAATATTAACCATGGTTAGAGATAAAAGTGATCATGAAAGCAATGGTAATAGCGAATGTTAGTCACTTTTGAGGTCTGTAATTGAAAAATGATCAACATTTGCAAAGTAGTTGAAAATATGGAAATAAAACCTGGAAAAAAAATACTCTTAGTTAAActaccaaaaacaaaaacaaaaaataaaaataaaaaaataccacAATGTGTGTTGGAGTTCGTAACTATTACTTGTAAAACATCAACACAATGTGTTTGATTTTGAAACTCGACGTCGTCGTATATGAAACTCTAGCATGATATTGGTGTTTAAACTCTTACAAGTGAAACTCTACTATGCTGGAGCTCCaacccaatttttttaaaaactcCTAGCTATCATCATCAAAACGAATTCATATGAAAACTTAAGCGTTTAGGTAAAATAATTACACAAATGGTATCAAGGTAAAAATTTTGTGAGCTCGTTTGCACAACCTCCCTTTCTCTCTTCATGTTCCATCACTTTAGGCTTTTATCTCTATTTCTCTAAATTCAGTTCATTGAGTGACATTACTCCAAGCCCACTCATTAACCTATTGATCCTAATTTGTCTCTCTTCTCAAGATCCTTTCTCAACTTAGCCTAAGATATTACTCAATTTCTTTAAATTCAGTTCATCGAGCCACTGACATTACTCCAAGCTCATTCATTAATCTATTGAGCCTAATTTGTCTCTCTTCTCGAGATCCCCTCTCAATTTAGCCCATGAAACTACTCTATTTCTCTAAATTCAGTTCATCGAGCCATTAACATTACTGCAAGCCCACTCATTAACCTATTGAGCCTAATTTGTCTCTCTTCTCAAAATCCTCTCAATTTATCCCATGAAACTACTTTTGGTTTCTTTCTATTTCTTTAAACTCGACGCATCAAACCATTAACTTTACTTCAAGCTCATTCATAAGGTTGTTGAGCCTAATCTATCTCTACCTTCTCAAGGCTCATTCTAGTTGAGCCTTTTTTCTATACTTCCACAAAAGATaattagacaaaaaaaaaaaaaaaaaatctacataTAAACTCTAAAATATGTGTCGGGGGGCATTAAAAAATGCTACATTATTTATCCCTTATCAATTGTGTAACGGTCCATACTGGCCGGGATCCACAAGTTCTTACATCTAGCCATAGTAGATAAAAAAACTTTAAAAACCTAGCTAGCTAATACCTCGTAGTTAGCTCCATTACCTAACTACGATAAATATATAACTAATTTTTGTTCTGTCCTTTTTTGTTTAGATAAGTTTAAAAATAGAATAATGATAATGTAGAGTATTCAGTGTGTGCAGTTTATAACATGTATATATTGATATAATAATGTGTGCAGTATTAAGAGTAACGCAGACAAGAATCATGCTTCTATTTTAGGCAGAAGGAATCTTACTAATTTATAAATTATAGTACCAGCTAGTAACTAAATATTGAATTTCCCAAAAAGATGAGGAACCAAATTGGGATAGATTCAGTGTTCTTTTATGATTAAACATTCAGAAAGATTCTTCTAGGTGAGAGTTGAATTAAAGAAAAGAAGTAGCCGAGTAGGTATATTCtacttttaaaataattattcGATATTTAAAATTCACTGACTCAACTAATTCAAACGCGTAACGTGTAGGAAAAATCGCTCAAAACTCACTTAAAGTCTTAAGCTCTGGTTAAGAGTGAAGAAATTTCATATAGTAGCTGAAATACACCCTTGATAATGCAGTACAAGTCTAATTCTTTCAACTTAATTTTCGTTACACCAATGAACTTTGTTATAATAATTTCCTGTTTTATGTAGCCTCTATACTGTTATCTTGTTTGCAGCCCAATTATTGAAGCTTCTTAGATATATTAACTTTTTCAAATAGTATTTCCACGTGTGTTATCTCACATAAGAAATATATTAGACTTTTTATGAATATTGACATTTCAAATTGTAGTTTTACCCCTATAATTTTATGCTATAAATGGTCTTAAACTTTTCTTTAAGTTAAATTATCAAGATAattacctaaaaaaaaaaaaaatcccttatATCTTATAGAAATAGAAGGGTGACAAGAAGCATTATAAGGGATCGTTTGGTTCTATTATTTGAGCAATTAATCACAATATAGATCTCACATAAGACGATACAGTGTTTGGCGCAAATGCGACATTTGGTTTGTTGAATAATACATGCAATAAGTTATACAGAATATaatgtgaaatatgtatattaacAACGCATGAATTAAATATTTTAGAGAGAAAACTGCCATTTTACttaagtacttcatttattacaATCCTGATTAATCACCACATAAACAATGTTTATATTATAATCACCGCATAACTAGTAGGTGAACGAAAAGAACTTAACAATGTCTCATTTGAAGTACATTACTTACGGCCGATGCATATAATATGATAGCAAATAAATTCTTAAAACCAAGCAAATGGAAGACAAAACTGAAGAGAAAGGTTGATTCATTCACTTGGAATCCTCAGAGCTGTAGGTGATATATATTAGTGATATCTCTTGATTGATATTAGGATATCTTGATTGATCTTCCATATATCTTAATAACTCTATTAGTGATTTAGTTTCTATCATGATTAGGAGAAGATCACAATTCTTTATTAGTTGattctttccttattagttgtAGCTCTCTTGTATAAATACACATTCTTATTAATAAGATGAAACACCTTTCTCCAGAAGTAAACTTctatatggtatcagagcctaaaAAGCTTCACAGCATTTTTTTTGGGCGTTTGTATTTTCTCACCGACGACAACAATGGCTCCAACTAATTCCTCCACCGAGAACATCTCAACCACACCTTCTCCTGTAATTGCCTCCTAAACAACACAACCCATACCAAATCCTCCACCAATTCTTACCATGAATAACAATGAGCAGTTGATCAATATCAACGTTATTGCTCAGGCACCTCTAAAGCTTAACAATACAAACTACCAGTCATGGAAATACCAGTGGGAAACCATCCTCACTGCATATGATTTTCTCCACTTTATTGAACAGCCACCAAGTTCAACAGACACATTTTTTTGTCAACGACAAGACTATCTCATCCGGAGTGCTATCGTTGCATCTCTATCTCCTGACATTGTTCCTTTTGTCCTTGATGCTAAGTCTTCCTATGCTCTCTGGCAAAATTTGGCGGCAACCTATGCGAAGCCATCGTGTGCTTGTATCATGAGTCTTAGAGAGTCTCGAAGCAACATGAAAAAGGGCAACCTCTCTATTACATTATACCTGCAGAGGATCAAACAAATCTGCAACACTTTAGCCTCAGCTGACATTCAAATTTCCACAGATGAGCTCTTCCTTCATGCTCTCCATGGACTTCCAGCAGAATATGACACTATCACTGCAGCTCTGCGTGCTCGAGAAACTCCATTGACATTTGAAGAGCTTCATGAGAAGCTCCTTGATTTTGAGCAGAATCTGGTTCGCTCATCTTTTTCTATCGTGGTTCCAATTATAGCAAACTTTGCTGCTAAACCATCGCCTCACAAAAATCGTTCTCAAT includes these proteins:
- the LOC132609878 gene encoding protein DETOXIFICATION 49-like, with protein sequence MLTPLVSEIPILETQNEQSKTEQNPLFLAIQEAKSIANIAFPMIFTGLLLYSRSMVSMLFLGRLGELSLAGGSLAIGFANITGYSILSGLSMGMEPICGQAFGAKRFKILGLSLQRTILLLLMVSIPISFLWLNMQKIMIFCGQDHDIANEAQRYILFSLPDLFALAFLHPLRIYLRSQSIIMPLTYCAALASLVHIPINYFLVIVLNLGIKGVALSGVWTNFNLVGSLIAYIIVSKVYKKTWNPISLDCFKGWKSLLDLAIPSCVSVCLEWWWYEIMILLCGLLLNPRATVASMGILIQTTSLIYIFPSSFSFGVSTRVGNELGANRPKVARLAAIVGLSSSFMLGLCALTFATLVRKVWASMFTQDEEIIALTSIILPIIGLCELGNCPQTTGCGVLRGTARPKLGANINLGCFYLVGMPVAVYLGFFRGYDFVGLWIGLLAAQASCAVTMLLVILSRTNWEDQAKRAKELTAAVENEDEEKYIIIDEEIPQSSFDYSSDYYYQKIDGSSNV